The following coding sequences lie in one Arachis stenosperma cultivar V10309 chromosome 5, arast.V10309.gnm1.PFL2, whole genome shotgun sequence genomic window:
- the LOC130982605 gene encoding nicotinate phosphoribosyltransferase 1-like, giving the protein MKNNDNTKKTEEEVTTMKENGSDENSSGRGIPGPTNPMVTPLLTDLYQFTMAYTYWKAGKHEERAVFDLYFRKNPFGGEYTIFAGLEECIRLISNYKLSEEDIDFIRSCLHVPCEDGFFEYLRGIDCSDVEVYAIPEGSVVFPKVPLMRVEGPIAVVQLLETPFVNLINYASLVTTNAARHRFVAGKSKTLLEFGLRRAQGPDGGMGASKYCYIGGFDATSNVAAGRLFGIPLRGTHSHAFVSSFMTLDEIKDKSLRKKVSKSTCKDFVSLVQAWLSKLQRSKSLRGVFAETNQSELSAFISYALAFPNNFLALVDTYDVIRSGIPNFCAVALALNELGYKAVGIRLDSGDLAYLSCQARKIFCCIEKEFTVSGFGKTSITASNDLNEETLDALNKQGHEVDAYGIGTYLVTCYAQAALGIVFKLVEINKQPRIKLSEDVSKVSIPCKKKIYRLYGKESYPLVDIMTGEDEPPPKVGERILCRHPFEESKRAYVVPQHVEELLRCYSAGTSGKETEPLPPLKDIRERCIQQLEKMRPDHMRRLNPTPYKVSVSGKLYDFIHFLWLNEAPVGELL; this is encoded by the exons atgaAGAATAATGATAACACAAAGAAGACAGAAGAAGAAGTGACGACGATGAAGGAAAATGGATCCGACGAGAACAGTTCGGGTCGGGGCATACCAGGACCCACGAACCCGATGGTGACCCCACTCCTCACCGATCTCTACCAATTCACCATGGCTTACACTTACTGGAAAGCTGGCAAGCATGAAGAACGTGCTGT GTTTGATTTGTATTTCCGGAAGAATCCGTTTGGCGGGGAGTATACTATCTTTGCAGGTTTGGAAGAATGCATAAGGCTCATTTCCAATTACAAGCTATCTGAGGAGGACATTGATTTTATCAGGAGTTGTTTACATGTTCCCTGTGAG GATGGCTTCTTCGAATATCTGAGGGGAATCGACTGCTCTGATGTTGAGGTATATGCTATTCCTGAGGGGTCAGTTGTTTTTCCGAAGGTACCACTGATGAGAGTTGAAGGTCCTATTGCG GTTGTTCAATTGCTGGAAACTCCTTTTGTGAATCTGATTAACTATGCATCATTAGTTACTACGAATGCTGCAAGGCATCGTTTTGTAGCTGGAAAATCAAAAACTCTACTTGAGTTTGGGCTGCGAAGGGCTCAG GGGCCTGATGGTGGAATGGGAGCATCAAAATACTGCTATATTGGAGGATTTGATGCAACAAG CAATGTTGCAGCAGGAAGGTTATTTGGGATTCCCCTTCGTGGCACTCATTCTCATGCCTTTGTTAGCTCATTTATG ACCCTTGATGAGATTAAAGACAAATCACTTCGTAAAAAAGTTAGTAAAAGTACATGTAAAGATTTTGTTAGTTTGGTTCAAGCATGGCTAAGCAAACTTCAG CGCTCAAAATCATTACGGGGTGTTTTTGCTGAGACCAACCAAAGTGAGCTGTCAGCATTCATATCATATGCATTGGCATTTCCTAATAACTTTCTTGCCCTTGTAGATACTTATGAT GTCATAAGAAGTGGAATCCCCAACTTCTGTGCAGTTGCATTAGCTCTCAATGAGTTAGG ATACAAAGCAGTTGGCATTAGACTGGACTCTGGTGACCTTGCCTATTTGTCTTGTCAAGCCAGGAAGATATTTTGCTGCATTGAAAAGGAATTCACGGTGTCTGGCTTTGGGAAGACTAGTATTACAGCTAGTAATGATCTTAATGAGGAAACTTTAGATGCTTTAAATAAACAG GGTCATGAGGTTGATGCCTATGGAATTGGGACATACCTGGTTACATGTTATGCTCAAGCTGCTCTGGGAATTGTTTTCAAGCTGGTCGAGATAAATAAGCAGCCTCGTATTAAGCTTTCTGAAGATGTATCAAAG GTCTCAATTCCATGTAAGAAGAAAATTTATAGATTGTATGGGAAAGAAAGCTATCCCCTTGTAGACATAATGACTGGAGAAGATGAACCCCCGCCAAAA GTGGGAGAACGAATCCTGTGCCGCCATCCCTTTGAAGAGTCCAAGAGAGCATACGTGGTGCCACAGCATGTTGAGGAGCTTCTAAGATGTTACAGTGCGGGAACTTCAG GTAAAGAGACAGAACCATTACCTCCTCTAAAGGACATTAGAGAACGATGTATCCAACAACTTGAGAAAATGCGACCTGACCACATGAGGAGGCTGAATCCAACTCCATACAAG GTCAGCGTAAGTGGAAAATTATATGACTTCATCCATTTCTTGTGGCTCAATGAGGCACCTGTTGGGGAGTTGCTATAA
- the LOC130982604 gene encoding DNA polymerase alpha catalytic subunit yields MSDEEAAATTAAGRRRTRGTASSARSEALERLKARVRGGPQIRLENPIYDTVEEEEYNALVAKRREQARAFIVDDDGLGYGDEGEEEDWSKGGFSLSSDESDGAENEARPKRKKLEKKEHNPNQKRTSAALSAAAVGAQRLSSMFTSSLFKKSRDDKAPDSIVDDVLAEFAADETDRERRRRIHPKAIPNSNSNSSSATNDALRINRDFVSNSSIVGASDLMRGSSLLNTAVNCDVESVRVVSNDVSDLGSEQKKGEAVKENELSIECSDNGKVFSSENGDASIEQVLSNVNVGKEEVVKDSKAEEKPVAVKKELFTLNAKLKEEKEDPALSATAGWQAVRNGGAANANVGDSKALREALHKEEHSEFNLEEDGSLPFYILDAYEEFNGANRGTLYLFGKVKAGNSYQSCCVVVKNMQRCVYAIPSHPIHLTDEMVKLEKDAKKSADFHKKLQDAVSGLKNELAKHLLNLNVSCFSMAPVKRKYAFERFEIPSGESYVLKISYPFKDQVLPADLKGESFSGLLGTHYSALELFLVKRKIKGPLWLQVSNFSNCPTSERERFVSWCKFEVIVDSPKDIRVSTSSKISFEIPPVVVTAINLKTTINEKQNVNEIVSASIVCCNMVKIDTPMLASEWKRPGMLTHFTVIRKIDGNIFPLGFSKEVTERNSKAGSNVLCVESSERALLNRLMTELHKLDSDVLVGHNISGFDLEVLLHRSQACKVPSNMWSKLGRLKRSALPRLDRGSKAFGSGARPAVMSCMSGRLLCDTFLCSRDLLKEVSYSLTELTKTQLKKFRKEVAPHDVPKKFQSAESLIELIECSETDAWLSMELMFHLSVLPLTRQLTNISGNLWGKTLQGARAQRVEFLLLHAFHAKKYMVPDKIPNYAKETTLTKRKVAHGVEDSNLQEADGNEANYDNDAADTDNKKSKKAPSYAGGLVLEPKKGLYDKYILLLDFNSLYPSIIQEYNICFTTVERSQGASFSRLPSSLETGVLPELLKNLVERRRLVKKWMKKASGLKVQQLDIQQQALKLTANSMYGCLGFSNSRFYAKPIAELITLQGREILQSTVDLVQNNLNLEVIYGDTDSIMIYSGLDDIAKAKAMASKVIQEVNKKYRCLEIDLDGLYKRMLLLKKKKYAAVKVQFNDDTPYEVIERKGLDIVRRDWSLLAKELGDFCLTQILSGGSCEDVVESIHSYLMQEQEKMRSGQVPLEKYVINKTLTKPPEAYPDAKNQPHVLVAQRMKQQGYSSGCSVGDTIPYIICYEEGCSSGSATGIAQRARHPDELKQEQGKWLIDIEYYLSQQIHPVVSRLCASIQGTSPERLADCLGLDSSKFQHKSSEAPSSDPTSSLLFAADDEERYRGCEPLVLCCPSCSDSFDCPPVFKSICLLGSEKISSSGTEESSYKFWHKLRCSKCPEDGVGRISPAMLTNQVKIQAEKFVLMYYRGVLMCDDETCKHTTRSINLKLVGDSERGTVCPNYPRCNGRLHRKYTEADLYKQLSYFCHVLDAFCSMEKMEAKSRMLIEKELMKIRPMVDLAASTVQKLRDRCAYGWVNLQDFVAAV; encoded by the exons ATGTCAGACGAAGAAGCTGCTGCAACTACCGCCGCCGGTAGGAGAAGGACCAGAGGTACCGCTTCCTCCGCCCGCAGCGAGGCCCTAGAGCGTCTCAAAGCCCGTGTCCGCGGCGGGCCCCAGATCAGGCTCGAAAACCCTATCTACGATACTGTCGAGGAAGAAGAGTACAACGCCCTTGTCGCCAAGCGCCGCGAGCAGGCCCGTGCCTTCATCGTTGACGACGATGGCCTTGGCTACGGCGatgagggggaggaagaggactGGTCTAAGGGAGGCTTCTCTCTCTCCTCTGACGAATCCGATGGCGCCGAAAATGAAGCCAGGCCAAAGCGGAAGAAGCTTGAAAAGAAAGAACATAATCCTAACCAGAAACGCACATCGGCTGCGCTTTCCGCCGCCGCTGTCGGCGCTCAGCGGCTATCCTCGATGTTCACCTCATCGCTGTTCAAGAAGAGCAGGGACGACAAGGCCCCCGACAGCATCGTTGACGATGTTCTGGCGGAGTTTGCAGCCGACGAGACCGATAGGGAACGGCGGAGAAGAATCCATCCGAAAGCCATTCCCAATTCGAATTCAAATTCGTCCTCTGCTACAAACGATGCTCTGCGGATTAATCGCGATTTCGTTAGCAATTCGTCAATTGTTGGAGCATCTGATTTGATGAGAGGTTCTTCGTTGCTCAACACTGCTGTAAATTGTGATGTTGAGTCGGTTAGGGTTGTTAGCAATGACGTCAGTGATTTGGGTTCAGAGCAGAAGAAAGGCGAGGCCGTTAAAGAAAATGAGCTTTCAATTGAATGCTCCGATAATGGGAAAGTTTTTAGTTCTGAGAATGGTGATGCATCAATTGAGCAAGTTCTGAGTAATGTTAATGTTGGTAAGGAAGAAGTTGTGAAGGACTCTAAGGCAGAGGAAAAACCTGTTGCTGTGAAAAAGGAGTTGTTTACTTTGAATGCAAAGCTTaaggaagaaaaagaggacCCTGCGTTGAGTGCTACTGCGGGTTGGCAAGCAGTGAGGAATGGTGGTGCAGCGAATGCAAATGTTGGGGATTCGAAAGCATTGAGAGAGGCTTTGCATAAGGAAGAACACTCAGAGTTCAATCTGGAGGAAGATGGTTCGCTACCTTTCTACATACTCGATGCCTATGAGGAGTTTAATGGAGCGAATAGGGGAACACTTTATTTATTTGGGaag GTTAAAGCCGGGAATTCGTATCAGAGTTGTTGTGTTGTTGTGAAGAACATGCAAAGATGTGTCTATGCCATTCCAAGTCACCCGATACATCTTACTGATGAAATGGTGAAACTTGAGAAAGATGCTAAAAAATCTGCAGATTTCCATAAAAAGCTGCAA gaTGCAGTATCTGGTTTAAAGAACGAGTTAGCAAAACATCTTCTGAACTTGAATGTTTCATGCTTTAGTATGGCTCCTGTTAAG AGGAAGTATGCATTTGAAAGGTTCGAAATTCCTTCTGGTGAAAGTTATGTGCTTAAAATCAGTTATCCATTCAAG GATCAAGTACTTCCTGCGGACCTGAAAGGAGAAAGTTTCTCTGGTCTTTTAGGAACTCATTACAG TGCTCTGGAGCTTTTTCTGGTTAAAAGAAAGATTAAGGGACCTTTGTGGCTACAGGTTTCGAACTTTTCAAACTGCCCAACTTCTGAGAGGGAAAGATTT GTTAGCTGGTGCAAATTTGAAGTGATTGTTGACTCCCCTAAAGACATCAGGGTTTCAACTTCATCAAAAATCAGTTTTGAGATTCCTCCTGTGGTTGTCACAGCAATAAATTTGAAAACCACCATAAATGAAAAACAGAACGTAAATGAGATTGTATCTGCATCTATAGTCTGCTGCAATATGGTTAAG ATTGACACACCTATGCTGGCTTCAGAATGGAAGAGACCTGGAATGCTTACCCATTTTACTGTCATTCGTAAAATTGATGGGAATATATTTCCACTGGGGTTCAGCAAGGAGGTTACAGAGAGAAACTCAAAAGCTGGGTCAAATGTTCTGTGTGTTGAAAGCAG TGAAAGAGCTTTGCTGAATCGCCTGATGACAGAATTACACAAGTTGGATAGCGATGTTCTTGTTGGGCATAATATATCTGGATTTGACCTGGAGGTACTCCTCCATAGATCCCAG GCTTGCAAAGTACCAAGCAACATGTGGTCTAAACTAGGCCGCCTCAAGCGTTCTGCATTGCCTAGGCTTGATAGAGGAAGCAAGGCATTTGGTTCTGGAGCTCGTCCTGCTGTCATGTCTTGTATGTCTGGCCGGCTTCTTTGTGATACATTCTTGTGTTCCCGTGATCTGCTCAAAGAG GTCAGTTATTCATTAACTGAACTCACAAAAACGCAGCTGAAGAAGTTTAGGAAGGAAGTTGCTCCACATGATGTTCCAAAGAAGTTCCAATCAGCTGAATCCCTAATTGAGCTT ATTGAATGTAGTGAAACGGATGCATGGTTGTCCATGGAACTCATGTTTCATTTGAGTGTTCTTCCTCTCACCCGCCAGCTGACTAATATTAGTGGTAATCTGTGGGGGAAAACTCTTCAG GGTGCTCGGGCACAGAGAGTGGAGTTTCTTTTGTTGCATGCTTTCCATGCAAAGAAATATATGGTGCCAGACAAAATTCCAAACTATGCAAAAGAAACAACATTGACGAAACGCAAAGTAGCTCATGGTGTTGAGGATAGCAACTTACAAGAAGCAGATGGTAATGAGGCAAACTATGATAATGATGCTGCCGATACTGATAATAAGAAAAGCAAAAAGGCTCCTTCTTATGCTGGAGGTCTGGTATTAGAGCCAAAGAAGGGACTATATGACAAATATATACTACTTCTGGACTTCAATAGTCTTTATCCTTCTATCATTCag GAATATAATATATGCTTTACAACTGTTGAAAGATCTCAAGGTGCATCATTTTCCCGTTTACCATCCAGTCTAGAAACTGGGGTCTTGCCGGAG CTGTTGAAAAATCTGGTTGAAAGGAGGAGATTAGTAAAAAAGTGGATGAAGAAAGCATCTGGTCTTAAAGTGCAGCAACTGGACATTCAGCAGCAAGCATTGAAGCTTACTGCAAACAG TATGTATGGATGCCTAGGATTTTCCAATTCAAGATTTTATGCAAAGCCAATTGCCGAACTTATAACCCTACAA GGAAGGGAGATACTGCAGAGTACTGTTGATCTTGTTCAGAATAACTTGAACTTAGAG GTCATATATGGTGATACTGATTCAATAATGATATACAGTGGTCTAGATGATATTGCAAAAGCAAAAGCAATGGCTTCAAAAGTTATTCAAGAG GTCAATAAGAAATATAGGTGCTTGGAAATTGATCTTGATGGTTTGTACAAGAGGATGCTACTActtaagaaaaagaaatatgCAGCTGTTAAAGTGCAGTTCAACGATGATACCCCATATGAG GTTATTGAACGTAAAGGTCTTGATATTGTCCGCCGGGATTGGAGCTTATTAGCTAAAGAATTGGGTGATTTTTGCTTGACTCAAATTTTGTCAGGAGG ATCATGTGAAGATGTTGTTGAATCAATTCACAGTTATCTCATGCAG GAGCAAGAAAAAATGAGGAGTGGACAAGTACCATTGGAGAAATATGTCATCAATAAAACATTGACTAAACCTCCGGAGGCTTATCCTGATGCCAAAAACCAGCCACATGTTCTT GTGGCACAAAGAATGAAGCAACAAGGTTACTCCTCTGGTTGTTCTGTTGGTGATACAATCCCTTACATAATTTGCTATGAAGAG GGCTGTAGTTCAGGTAGTGCAACAGGTATTGCTCAGCGTGCAAGGCATCCCGATGAACTAAAACAAGAGCAAGGGAAATGGCTTATTGACATTGAGTACTATTTGTCACAACAG ATTCATCCAGTGGTATCACGTCTTTGTGCATCAATCCAGGGCACAAGCCCAGAAAGACTGGCTGACTGTTTAGGGCTTGACTCATCAAAG TTTCAACATAAATCAAGTGAAGCTCCAAGTAGTGATCCTACAAGCTCACTTTTATTCGCTGCTGATGACGAAGAAAG GTACAGGGGATGTGAGCCACTGGTATTGTGTTGCCCCAGCTGCTCTGATTCTTTTGACTGCCCACCTGTTTTTAAGTCAATTTGTTTGTTGGGAAGTGAAAAGATAAGCAGCTCAGGCACGGAGGAATCCAGTTACAAATTCTGGCATAAACTGCGATGTTCCAAATGCCCGGAAGATGGTGTTGGAAGAATATCTCCTGCAATGCTAACCAATCAG GTCAAAATCCAAGCAGAGAAGTTTGTTTTAATGTACTACAGAGGTGTACTGATG TGTGATGATGAAACGTGTAAGCATACGACACGCAGTATCAACCTTAAGTTGGTGGGTGATTCTGAGAGAGGAACTGTTTGTCCAAATTATCCTCGATGCAACGGCCGTCTCCACAGAAAG TACACCGAGGCAGACTTGTACAAGCAGCTTTCGTATTTTTGCCATGTGTTGGATGCTTTTTGCAGTATGGAGAAG ATGGAGGCTAAATCTAGAATGCTAATTGAGAAAGAGTTGATGAAGATTAGACCAATGGTTGATCTAGCAGCATCCACGGTACAGAAGTTAAGAGACCGTTGTGCCTACGGTTGGGTGAATTTGCAGGACTTTGTTGCTGCTGTTTAA
- the LOC130982606 gene encoding probable serine/threonine-protein kinase At1g01540, producing the protein MPDHYSSSGATMNDQLSNPTSIFGLRLWVVLGVCVGASIVLLLFLISICLASKRSKKTTTITTTTTTTTTSSSIPVPDVSKEIQEIRVLDPNPLPDPIPEPEPDEENPSVVYNRIQFEIGKNHRISYPTEQRPFLRSSSREGSGEVPTVIPEVSHLGWGHWYTLRELEDSTNGFAPENVIGEGGYGIVYHGVLKDNTNVAVKNLLNNRGQAEREFKVEVEAIGRVRHKNLVRLLGYCAEGAHRMLVYEYVDNGNLEQWLHGDVGSCSPLTWEIRMNIILGTAKGLTYLHEGLEPKVVHRDIKSSNILIDKQWNSKVSDFGLAKLLGSQSSYVTTRVMGTFGYVAPEYASTGMLNERSDVYSFGILIMEVITGRNPVDYSRPPEEVNLVDWLKKMVSNRNPEGVLDPKLPEKPTLRALKRVLLVALRCTDPNAQKRPKMGHVIHMLETEDSLNYKEDRRARRDADHSPNHRAEDGLKVNANVSDGDCNNENGTCGHETTKSHQLEEQ; encoded by the exons ATGCCGGATCATTATTCAAGTAGTGGTGCCACAATGAACGACCAGCTCTCCAATCCAACCTCCATCTTCGGCCTACGCCTCTGGGTTGTTCTTGGCGTCTGCGTTGGCGCCTCCATTGTCCTCCTCTTATTCCTCATCTCCATTTGCCTCGCTTCCAAGCGCTCCAAGAAaaccaccaccatcaccaccaccaccaccactaccaCCACTTCATCTTCAATCCCTGTCCCTGATGTATCCAAGGAGATCCAAGAGATCAGAGTACTTGACCCCAATCCATTACCCGACCCTATTCCCGAACCGGAACCGGACGAAGAGAACCCCTCCGTGGTCTACAACAGAATCCAATTTGAGATTGGGAAGAACCATAGAATCTCTTACCCTACTGAACAACGACCTTTTCTAAGGTCTTCTTCCCGTGAAGGCAGTGGTGAGGTTCCTACCGTGATCCCTGAGGTTTCTCACTTGGGTTGGGGCCACTGGTACACCCTCAGGGAGCTTGAGGATTCCACCAATGGGTTTGCGCCGGAGAATGTCATTGGCGAAGGTGGCTATGGAATTGTTTACCATGGTGTCTTGAAGGACAACACAAACGTTGCCGTTAAGAATTTGCTCAACAACAG GGGACAAGCAGAGAGAGAGTTTAAGGTTGAAGTGGAAGCTATAGGAAGAGTTCGGCACAAGAATCTAGTGAGGTTGCTCGGTTATTGTGCTGAAGGAGCACACAG AATGCTTGTGTATGAGTACGTTGACAATGGTAACTTGGAGCAGTGGCTGCACGGTGATGTTGGGTCTTGCAGCCCTCTAACTTGGGAAATTCGAATGAACATTATCCTTGGAACTGCAAAAGG ATTAACTTATCTTCATGAGGGGCTGGAACCAAAAGTTGTTCACCGTGATATTAAATCAAGCAATATCTTGATCGATAAGCAGTGGAATTCCAAGGTTTCAGATTTTGGCCTTGCCAAGCTCCTTGGCTCTCAGAGCAGCTATGTCACCACCCGTGTCATGGGTACATTTGG ATATGTAGCTCCTGAATATGCAAGCACTGGCATGTTGAATGAACGAAGCGATGTGTATAGTTTTGGAATTCTTATCATGGAAGTAATCACAGGGAGGAACCCGGTTGATTATAGCCGTCCGCCGGAAGAG GTGAATTTAGTTGATTGGCTCAAGAAGATGGTTAGTAACAGAAATCCAGAGGGAGTATTGGATCCTAAGCTTCCTGAGAAACCAACATTAAGGGCACTAAAAAGAGTCCTTCTTGTAGCTCTACGCTGCACAGACCCTAATGCACAAAAACGTCCTAAAATGGGGCATGTTATACACATGCTTGAGACTGAAGATTCCCTTAATTACAAAGAG GACCGCAGAGCTAGAAGGGATGCAGATCATTCACCTAACCATAGAGCAGAGGATGGATTAAAAGTGAATGCAAATGTATCAGATGGTGACTGTAACAATGAAAATGGCACGTGTGGCCATGAGACAACAAAAAGCCATCAACTAGAAGAGCAATAA
- the LOC130982608 gene encoding PI-PLC X domain-containing protein At5g67130-like isoform X1: MKRSQSSSICIRNFRIQLLVFAICFLVTRSSALKIGETCSDKCDAGLSCQTCPANGNTRPRCCRTQPTSPTSKVKGLPFNRYSWLTTHNSYALAGARSATGSFIVAPMNQDDTVADQLKNGVRGFMLDMYDFMNDIWLCHSAEGKCYNFTAFQPAINVLKDMKSFLDANPSEIITIIIEDYVTSPQGLTKVFKNSGLSNYMFPLSRMPKNGQDWPTVDDMVQKNQRVLVFTSKRDKEASEGIAYQWTYMVENQYGDDGMKNGSCPNRAESPAMNTKSRSLVLMNYFPSTPNRSAACAENSAPLVSMMKTCYAASGNRWPNFIAIDYYMRSDGGGAPEAVDEANGHLTCGCDNIAYCKANAKFGTCDVPPIPPPPPATVAPSTSNQQPQNNSASKVACNDRTTKLMQLVVLTLATMTSLSLF, translated from the exons ATGAAG AGGTCACAAAGTAGTAGCATTTGTATCCGTAATTTCAGAATCCAGCTTCTGGTATTTGCTATTTGCTTTCTTGTTACACGTTCTTCCGCCCTCAAG ATCGGAGAAACTTGTTCAGACAAATGTGACGCTGGTCTCAGCTGCCAGACATGCCCTGCAAATGGGAACACCCGACCCAGATGTTGTCGGACACAACCTACGAGCCCCACCTCCAAA GTGAAAGGCCTACCATTTAACCGGTATTCATGGCTCACCACACATAATTCCTATGCTTTGGCCGGAGCTAGATCGGCCACCGGATCATTCATCGTTGCTCCGATGAACCAGGATGACACGGTTGCTGATCAACTCAAA AATGGTGTTCGAGGATTCATGTTGGATATGTATGATTTTATGAATGACATCTGGTTATGCCACTCTGCTGAAGGCAAATGCTACAACTTCACTGCATTC CAACCTGCCATCAATGTGCTTAAAGACATGAAGTCATTTCTGGATGCAAATCCATCTGAAATCATCACAATCATCATTGAAGACTATGTCACTTCCCCCCAAGGCCTAACTAAGGTCTTTAAAAATTCTGGCCTCAGCAACTACATGTTTCCGTTGTCTCGGATGCCAAAGAATGGCCAAGATTGGCCCACCGTGGATGACATGGTACAGAAGAATCAGCGCGTTCTTGTTTTCACCTCTAAACGCGACAAGGAAGCTTCTGAGGGCATTGCTTACCAGTGGACATACATGGTAGAAAACCAGT ATGGAGATGATGGCATGAAAAATGGTTCTTGTCCAAACCGAGCAGAATCACCAGCAATGAACACAAAATCTAGGTCACTGGTTCTGATGAACTATTTTCCTTCGACTCCAAATCGATCTGCCGCATGTGCTGAGAATTCAGCTCCATTAGTTAGCATGATGAAGACTTGCTATGCAGCTTCCGGCAACAGGTGGCCGAATTTCATCGCCATTGACTATTACATG AGGAGTGATGGCGGTGGAGCACCAGAAGCAGTTGATGAAGCAAATGGTCATCTTACCTGCGGCTGTGATAACATTGCTTACTGCAAG GCAAACGCCAAGTTTGGCACATGTGATGTTCCTCCCATCCCTCCACCTCCACCTGCTACCGTAGCACCATCCACTTCAAACCAGCAGCCTCAAAATAATAGTGCCTCAAAAGTTGCTTGTAATGACAGAACAACCAAGCTGATGCAATTGGTTGTGTTAACTCTGGCCACCATGACTTCCTTGTCATTGTTCTAG